The Malus sylvestris chromosome 3, drMalSylv7.2, whole genome shotgun sequence genomic sequence CTctagtgaacagtaacagaCTAACTTAATTTTTGAAAACATTAAATGAATTAGATACATTATCGTGTCATGTTGGTGTCCAAATTAATAACACAAAATCATGTAAAATTATATCAACATGTGATATTACGTCATTGAAATGCAACGTCACATGATAAATATTTATTGGTCGAACGTCCTTatcaaaattatattttagtTACAAGACATAATTTATTCAAGAAAACGCCACATATCTTTGCAACTGACTAGATTATAATTGCCTTTATGTACAaagacttttttctttttgacaaaTGTACAAAAAGAAGAGTCTAGATTCtgatcttctttgtgaggatcccatGGATTCATGAGTCGTGTCTGTTTATCatatatcgtacggtcagaaatcattttaaatcttttttatttaaaaataaacaaacacaaACATAAATGGATCTTCTTTGCCATGAAAATTATGCATTTTGTTATTATCTTAAGAGGAAATTCAAACGTCAGGAATACCGCCTTGTACACCGAGCTCTCCATGCCACTTGATTTGGAGGAAACGAGTGGCTATCCTTCTCCGCACGTTATGATATGATATTCGAGGATTGTGATGCTCTTATCCATACTCGTTGAGAAAATCCACCATTTGGTAAAATAATAGTAGATAGAgacgttaaagttcccttataaTAATCAGTCATCTGGTTTCCAATGTGGGCATGTTTGGTTTGTGGAATAAGGTTGGTTAGCAACCAGATTCTCGTGTCTGATTACAAAGCTAGtttactgaaaagaaaattctcGTGTCTAATTCGGAAATAAGTCcattgaaaataaagtttttgatCTTAATAAAAATAAGTTCATAGGTAATAAAACTCacatgtacttttaaaatgaaataCTCGTAGCAAATCGCAACGTAATAGGATCGTTGAATTGTAACTCTCATGTCTAAGCACGACATTATAGgtacaattaaaaataaaactctaGTGCCTAATCACAAGATAGGTTCTTTGAAAAGAAAACTCTTGTGTCTAATCATGACATACTAGGTATACTGAAAATGATCTCTCGTGTCGTGTCTAATCACAAAATAAGTTCATTAAATAGGTCTCATGAATAATTATGGAATAAGTTAATTGAAACAAAACTCTGGTGCCCGATCACGACATATAGACTCACCGAAAATGAGTCTCGTCtcatttctattaaaaaaaaaagcaatgaaACTTTCGTGTCTTTATTACAACGTCATAAGTTTATCTGAAACGAAACTCTCATATCTAatcacaaaacaagttccttAACGGGGTGTGTATATTTTGGCATAAAAATGTAAACGGAAATTATAATATAGTATTGTGTTTTCTCGAAAAATATTTTGAACCTCCATAAATATTATTTCATTGGATTTTGTTTTTCCATAGACCCACCCTACGACCCCCCCCCCCTATGGTGGAATGTGGTTGTTAGGGGTAGGAAGTTTGAGTCCACAAATCAGAACGCTGTCGTTTTCTCACAAAAGGCAAAGATTTGAATGGCGTaacaccaaaagaaaaaggccACTCCAAGGACCACCATTTTCCGCAGATTGCACCGCCGGTTTGGATCTCTTCATGTCATTTCATATCACTGTCACCACAACGCGAGAGATTCTCCCTTGCAACCAAAACACAGTGCGATATCACTCGTCGATTGACGCTTGCTACGCATTCGAAAAGAGAATTACTCGTCCGATACACCTCGTGTGAATATCACAAGACTCTCCGCCAACACTTTCTTAATCACTTGACGCAACATAATGCATCTTAAAATAGATAAACATCGGCAGACGTGAGCCAGACCAGTTGAACAACGCATTTTGTCATCCCCATTGCACCTAATTTTAGCACGCATCCCCTAGACTGCATCACTACGGGGAAAGATAAACGAAGCAGAAGGGAGATAATGAAACTTCAAGCAAAAATGTAGCAGCAAAAAGTCTCAAATGCATTACAAAGTGCAAAGATGGTAAAACGCCAGTTTCGGTTAAACAACAGTTCTCCGCAATAAACAATGTAACAGACGCAACGATTTTAAAAACGAATCCATCCATAAACTTAAAAGTCCGCTAAATAAAAGTCGACAGAATTCCAGTCCTTTAACAAAGATTGTAAAACTTGCCCCAAGTGATAAATTCAGGTCCGGGATAGCATTACATCACCTGTCGAAAACAATTGCAATCACAACCTAGAATGAATCGTTGCATATAACTTCAACGATCACAAAGCAAGAGCAATTcgtggaaaatgtgttgagaggAGAAAAAGATGGTGCGACAATGATGACAcgaacaaaagaaaatataatgcTCGAGAATGATACCGTGACAAACTCTTGCTCCTGCTCCTGCTCCGGATTGGACTCCTGCTGGTACTACGCTTCTTTGGACTTTTACTAATGTGCTTCTTCGGGCTTTTACTAATGCGTTTCTGATTAtgccaaacaaaaaaattataaagggCCAAAGAGCCGTAATCCAATTGCAGTTTACGAAATCCAGAGAGGCCATCATCAGTAAAGGAGATATCAAATCAACTGACAGACAAACTGTATAAACATTAGGCTTCATCACTATCATGGtacaaaaatttcaaacaaGCCTTGATAATATCTTAGTTTAACGCCAGAATACAAAAACCTATTGAAAATGGGGCAACTAAcaaaatattgattttttttttttgaatgaaacaatattACAAAAATAACACTTACCGAAGGCACTGGAGATCTGCTTCTTGACCGTGATCTGCAAAAGTTCCAGAAACAACCGAATTTAATAACCATGTTCCTTTTACCAATTTGATCCAAGGTCTTTTTGATGCCTCTTCCGTGTGAAGTTACCATATACAATAAGGATAGAAGAAAAAGATTTAAACATTTAGCACACCAATAAGGAAAAAATGGATGAAACAATTGATTATATCACCGCCAAAACAGATCAGAAAATCAGAGGGAAAAAAATAGGGATATAGTTATTTTTTAAGACACCAGTGGAAACAAGAGGAGCATTCTTCCCTACTGTAACACAAGAATCCAGGATATCCAGATAGTGCGACCTATTAGCTTGGCAAAATGTTGGAGcaggaaaagaaaatcaaattgtCTCTACTGCTCATTGACGATGACTTCCAAATCCCAATGGCACTTAGTTCACAGATATCCAGCTTTACTAGTGCAATCCAAGACCTCCATTGTTCCCAATCTAGCACCCATGGACATTTAAATGCCAAAAGCATTAGAACAGTGGCACCGTGAAGGTTTTGCAAAGCTGCCTATCTAAATAACAGCATACCTCCATATAAAAGAGTTGTAAGCAATTGACCTTATCCAATCAAGATCCTAATATCCAATCCCCAGTTCGCCGCATATATCCATATCTAAAAGAAAAACAGAGGTAATTTTCATGCGAgcaaaaagggaaagaaaataaaaactaggTGGATATCTGACTCTTTCTTGGCAACCCCAACTGCTGAGCAAGAAATAATGGAATGCAGCAACAGGAAAATATTGCAGCCCAAAGAACATAATTCATACTTTACAACTGCAAGGCGACATTCGATTCTATGCAAAATGGAGCACGCCTAATCTTTAGAAATACTCCACATTCAATGACCCACTTGATCTGAGTCAGTAGTTACAACTGTTGACACAGTGATTGGTTAAATTTCAATAACGTAGAGTCACAAATTTGATAGCACAACTACAAAATGTTAGTATGCAGAAGTATCAAATAGACTGGAAAGGTAAATTATTGCACTAATAATCTCCATCATTGTTCACCTAACGAACCCATGAAAACCCAGATGAAATGAACATCAACAAACCATAGGTAGATgactaattgaaaaaaaaaaacacatacccTGATGGAGAGCGAGACCTTGATCGCGAACGCGGGAGAGAAGCAGATCTTGATCGAGATCTAGCGGGTGAGAGGCGTGAAGATTTGGTTTTTGGAGACTTGCTGTAATCAGATGTAAAAGTAAGAACATAAAATAGAAATGTTAGTCCCCACATCTACAGAATCGtgtaattgagaatggtcaaacCTCCTGCTTCTGCCCCGGCCATAACTTGGACTACGACTGCGACTGTAGCTCCTGCCTCTTGAATGAGATCGACCACGACTAGGGCTCCTAGACGAGTCCCTCTTCGCATCATATTCCCTCACCTGTGTAATAAAATGagacaataaataaatttaacaaaagataaacaaaaatacaggaggaaagaaaataaattttcaactTGTACGATTCATACGCGAACAGATTGGCGGTCAAAAGCATTTCGGAACTCAGAGCCATCAAGCTTTTTGATCTGCAGGAAATTATGTATGAAGTTTGAGATTCTTATAGACACTTCAGACACATCGACATATTGAAAAAGCAAAATTCAACAACCTAGTACCCAAGCTCCATAGAAGGTTACAGAAAATATGAATGTCTGGACTCTGGAGTGAGAAAGTAAAAGGACTTACCGCATACTTCATATCTTCTAAGTTTGTGTAGTCTACAATCCCTGTTGTACCTACAAAAAAGGCATAGGACAAAAGCTAAATCAATCGAAATTCTGATGTCTCATGAGCTAGGTCTTAGGATTACACTTTTGAATTAACACTATATGAAATAGTAGTGTACATCCCAAAAACATTCTGAAATCTGGTTGAGAAGCACTATGAACCACCGAACAACTTTTATTCATACCATGTATCATGAATTCTTTTAAGTCACCAACAAGACAAAATCAGCCAGATCACCAAAATTTAGCAGGAGACAGTACGAGAAAAACTGGAAATTCTATAAAGCTGTGTAGGAACTTGAAAATGCTCATTCTAAGTTTCTAACATATTATTTCTTGCAAGAGCAACCACCTTATGAcagtggcaaaaaaaatatccACACAATTGTTTCTGATACTAACTTTGCCACAATATTACGTACATGATAGCAAAGGAATACCCTTGAATATGAAAAGCAACTTACCACTACCATCACGAAAAACTTGGGAGAAACAGACATCTCCCGCCCGTCGCATATGATCCTGAATAAATGCATCGCATGTGTCAGATATGCAGTGACAATTGACACACCAAGGaacaataaataatgaaaaaaccTTAATACAATAGCACACCTTAAGATCTTGCCATGAAGCGGAAGGGGGAAGTTCACTGACTAACACTGTGGACAGAGCAGGTTTAGAAATATATCAGGTGCATCCTACCACATATAAAACAGCacaaaatatatcaaatgaaatacACACCACGATAATCTGAGCGCCTGGACATCCCACGTCCACCTCGACCACCACTATAATTACTATGACGATCTGAAGAAGATGAATGCCCACGCCCTCCATGTGCAAGTTCAACCTACAGAGTTACACATCAGAATACAATGTTTAGGCAAAGTACAACAGGTACAGTtgaatgtaaaaataataaCCTACTCTTAAACGATGCCCATCAAAATCATAGCCATCACGACCACGGAGTGCATCTTCAGCATCACGAGCATCTTCAAACTGTACCAAATAACTTGTTCAAACACAgaataaataaaacataaataaacaaattaaagaaagTAGTTAAGGACTCTCACCTCAACAAATGCATAACCAGGAGGCCTTGGGGGGACCTTCAGGTCAATATGGGCTATGCGTCCATACTGCGGAAAAGATTAGAACTTCAGTCAGTCAACTGATGACTAGTATTGTATATCTTATTGTTTAGAATCTTTAGAAGACGTTATAACCATCAGTAACACCAGCCCTCCAATACCATTGTTCACACCAGAAAAATATAATACGAATATTAAACAGGTTTCGCGAAAAGTAAAAAAGCTCGATtcctaattttaaatttttgtttgttttaaacaACTTAACCAAACGGATCAATCCATAGTTCTACTTCTAACGAACAATTACAGTCAAGCATTCCAAATAataatttcatccaaaaaccGCATAAATATTACGCATCGGCATATCAAATCAAGCTGCAACAGATCGAATTACCTTGAAAAACAAATCTTCCACCTCTCTCTCGCGTATATCACCGGGCAGATTCCCAACATAGAGAGTTCTGCTCATACTCCGACTGCTCATTGTCCTgataaagaaacaaacaaaCCCATTGGAAATTCGgatacataaaattataaaatttcatcCACTGTGAGCAAATCGAAATCTTCAAGGATCCTATTTGCTTAGATAAAAGCCATTCaatcgaaaaagaaaaaaaaaaaaatcacagcgttcttaataataaaaatttgacATCAGTCAACGAGAATCtggaaaatataattaaaacaaaatatcgATTTCGATTTCTATTGTACTTCGATCCTTGTGAAGCGAAATCAAAAACGAAAAggattagggttttaatttatATTACCTCCGATGAAAATTGGGGATCGCAGCGAAGCAGAAAGGGCTGGAGCTCGaggattagggttttgaaattggagagaacGTTTGTTGAGCTACCAAATAAAATTATGGTTCGGATATCCTGTTGCGTTGAGTACGGCAAATATATACGACtctgtttttaattattaatttaaacCGCCTGATCGCTATCGGGTTGCTCCTTTTTGTATCTGGACCGTTGAAACACACGTGAGACCAAATAGTGTACACCGAACGTGCGGATGTGGTTTAAGCAATCTCAAATACCAACAAGAACTTGTCGTTGTCCGTTGGAGTATGTACTTCAAAAGTTTTATGGTCCTATATTCCGGTGAATATACCGcttagatttttattttttaaattttaaccaaaaatatCTATCGATTAAAAATCTCAAAGCATCATACTCTGAAGCACTATAAAaaatttctagttttatttGGTTAAAAATTCTTCAAAACGAACGATGATGCTGCGGGTTTGTGCTTATGACAAGTTTGGGATTGttgtagtttaaaaaaaaaattcttttgttGTGATTTAACAATAATCAGTTGTGAAATAAAACAGCTGAGTATTTGATAAATTGTATATTAAAAAGTTTGTGAGTATAAAAAgtaatgtaaaaatatttggTAACTTTAATATAAAAGTGATATAATTGAATAAATTACTTAGGAGCTGTGCTTAGAACTATGAGAGTTTGCTACAAAATTGGACATGGTAGTAAAGGTGGGGGCGATGGCGGCGGTTACGAGTGTGGCAGTGGTGATGGTGGCAGCAGCAAATGTGGGGTGTGGTGGTTGGGGGCGTATAGGTAATGGTGGTAGGAGCGGTGGCAGAAGGATAGTAGAGGTTGTGGTTATGGTGGGCATTGGTGGCGGTGGCAGCAACAATGGCAACAGTTGTGATGGCAACAATGGTAGTAATAATGACAGTGGTTGTGTAAGGTTAGTGTTTGTAGGGGTAGATGGGATGATCAATAGAAGCAAAAAGTTAATCAATGTCAATTTTGATAACTAAAGAGAGTATTACAAGAATTGGAAATATTTATTAAAGACTCAAATCCGCTTTTTTATTAAAGCAACTTTTAAAAACATAGCTGAAAgcgtttttaaagaaaaatgtttttggattccaaaaacacttttaagtgctttctgcaagaagcaccgGTTATGTGATTCTTCCAGAAAGCACTTTCAATGCTTTTCCAAGATTTACTTGCagttttactaaggattggttctaaaaacattttcactaaaagcgctttcaattattttaaaagcacatccaaacgagccctaaAGAATTGAAGTGTAGCTAACAAAGCACCAGAGAACTCAAACGAAATCAAATCCATTTCAGCCCGTAAGAACAATTTCCCGGAatatatagaagaaaaaaacgAAGAGTTTAAAAAGGAATCGGGTTTATATTCCACATACTGCAAGCAAAACCTTATTTGCATAAACCAATGAGGCACACATTCAgaatcaagtaacgggacaagtTTGGACAAAATTACGACCTCCGTTCTCCACCTATTTATTACTTCTTCAGTTTGAAGGATAAGATCGATTTCTGCTACGAATGGTGATGCTTA encodes the following:
- the LOC126614845 gene encoding serine/arginine-rich-splicing factor SR34-like isoform X1, with product MSSRSMSRTLYVGNLPGDIREREVEDLFFKYGRIAHIDLKVPPRPPGYAFVEFEDARDAEDALRGRDGYDFDGHRLRVELAHGGRGHSSSSDRHSNYSGGRGGRGMSRRSDYRVLVSELPPSASWQDLKDHMRRAGDVCFSQVFRDGSGTTGIVDYTNLEDMKYAIKKLDGSEFRNAFDRQSVRVREYDAKRDSSRSPSRGRSHSRGRSYSRSRSPSYGRGRSRSKSPKTKSSRLSPARSRSRSASLPRSRSRSRSPSGSRSRSRSPVPSKRISKSPKKHISKSPKKRSTSRSPIRSRSRSKSLSR
- the LOC126614845 gene encoding serine/arginine-rich-splicing factor SR34-like isoform X2, whose protein sequence is MSSRSMSRTLYVGNLPGDIREREVEDLFFKYGRIAHIDLKVPPRPPGYAFVEFEDARDAEDALRGRDGYDFDGHRLRVELAHGGRGHSSSSDRHSNYSGGRGGRGMSRRSDYRVLVSELPPSASWQDLKDHMRRAGDVCFSQVFRDGSGTTGIVDYTNLEDMKYAIKKLDGSEFRNAFDRQSVRVREYDAKRDSSRSPSRGRSHSRGRSYSRSRSPSYGRGRSRSKSPKTKSSRLSPARSRSRSASLPRSRSRSRSPSGYGYMRRTGDWILGS